A single window of Streptomyces griseoviridis DNA harbors:
- the cobO gene encoding cob(I)yrinic acid a,c-diamide adenosyltransferase, translated as MPQGQPSVVPDDGLTTRQRRNRPLVAVHTGIGKGKSTAAFGLALRAWNQGWPIGVFQFVKSAKWKVGEERALRVLGDSGEGGSVAWHKMGEGWSWVQRELQGDNVSNEEKAREGWEQVKRDLAAETYRLYVLDEFAYPMHWGWIDTAEVVEVLRERPGQQHVVITGRNAPAALVEFADLVTDMSKVKHPMDAGQKGQRGIEW; from the coding sequence GTGCCGCAGGGACAGCCGAGTGTCGTACCCGACGACGGTCTGACGACCCGTCAGCGACGGAACCGTCCGCTGGTCGCGGTGCACACCGGGATCGGCAAGGGCAAGTCGACGGCCGCCTTCGGGCTCGCGCTGCGGGCCTGGAACCAGGGCTGGCCGATCGGGGTGTTCCAGTTCGTCAAGTCCGCCAAGTGGAAGGTCGGGGAGGAGCGGGCGCTGCGGGTGCTCGGCGACTCCGGCGAGGGCGGGTCCGTCGCCTGGCACAAGATGGGCGAGGGCTGGTCCTGGGTGCAGCGGGAGCTCCAGGGCGACAACGTCAGCAACGAGGAGAAGGCCCGGGAGGGCTGGGAGCAGGTCAAGCGGGACCTGGCCGCCGAGACGTACCGGCTGTACGTGCTCGACGAGTTCGCGTACCCGATGCACTGGGGGTGGATCGACACCGCCGAGGTGGTGGAGGTGCTGCGGGAGCGTCCCGGCCAGCAGCATGTGGTGATCACCGGGCGCAACGCCCCCGCCGCACTGGTGGAGTTCGCGGACCTCGTCACCGACATGTCGAAGGTCAAGCACCCGATGGACGCGGGGCAGAAGGGCCAGCGGGGCATCGAGTGGTGA
- the cobI gene encoding precorrin-2 C(20)-methyltransferase, whose product MSSRLVGVGVGPGDPELVTVKGVGALRAAAVVVVPVMDTGERGRAEATVLHYVPAANVVRVVFALNERSDRGRREAAWDAAGQRVAELLREHGSVAFATIGDPNVYSTFTYLAQTVLAAVPGTVVETVPGITAMQDLAARSGAVLTEGTEPLTLVPVTAGSAVLKEALAGPGTVVAYKFGRQAGEVAEALRETGRLDDAVWGSALGLPGESIRPAAELDGAPLPYLSTLIAPARRDGGRGGKL is encoded by the coding sequence ATGAGCAGCAGGCTGGTCGGGGTCGGGGTCGGTCCCGGCGACCCGGAGCTGGTGACCGTGAAGGGCGTGGGCGCGCTGCGCGCCGCCGCCGTCGTCGTCGTTCCGGTGATGGACACCGGGGAGCGCGGGCGCGCGGAGGCGACCGTGCTGCACTACGTACCCGCCGCGAACGTGGTGCGGGTGGTGTTCGCGCTGAACGAGCGCAGCGACCGGGGCCGCCGCGAGGCCGCCTGGGACGCGGCCGGGCAGCGGGTCGCGGAGCTGCTGCGGGAGCACGGCTCCGTCGCCTTCGCGACCATCGGTGACCCGAACGTGTACTCGACGTTCACCTATCTGGCGCAGACCGTCCTGGCGGCGGTGCCCGGGACCGTCGTGGAGACCGTGCCGGGGATCACCGCCATGCAGGACCTCGCCGCCCGGTCGGGCGCCGTGCTGACGGAGGGCACCGAGCCGCTGACGCTGGTGCCGGTGACCGCGGGGTCGGCCGTCCTGAAGGAGGCGCTGGCCGGTCCCGGCACCGTCGTCGCGTACAAGTTCGGGCGGCAGGCCGGTGAGGTCGCCGAGGCGCTGCGCGAGACCGGGCGGCTCGACGACGCGGTGTGGGGCTCGGCGCTCGGGCTGCCCGGGGAGTCGATCAGGCCCGCCGCCGAACTGGACGGCGCTCCGCTGCCGTACCTGTCGACGCTGATCGCGCCCGCGCGGCGCGACGGAGGGCGTGGCGGCAAACTGTGA
- a CDS encoding ZIP family metal transporter, with the protein MAVFVALGAFLMTLAGGWTAQRVTDRRHLVLGLAGGLMLGVVGLDLLPEALKAAGVEVFGVPAALLLFVTGFLLAHLVERLLAARQAAHGADEPRGRAPEVGLTAAGAMVGHSAMDGVAIGAAFQVGGGMGAAVALAVVAHDFADGFNTYTLTSLYGNARRKALAMLFADAVAPVVGAATTLFFTIPAAALGGYLGLFGGVLLYLAAAEILPEAHHEHPARSTLLCTVAGVGFIWLVVGIAG; encoded by the coding sequence ATGGCGGTCTTCGTCGCGCTCGGCGCGTTCCTGATGACGCTGGCCGGCGGCTGGACGGCACAGCGGGTCACCGACCGCCGCCATCTGGTCCTGGGGCTGGCCGGCGGTCTGATGCTCGGGGTGGTCGGTCTCGACCTGCTGCCCGAGGCGCTCAAGGCGGCCGGCGTCGAGGTCTTCGGCGTGCCCGCCGCGCTGCTGCTGTTCGTGACCGGGTTCCTGCTGGCCCATCTGGTGGAACGGTTGCTCGCCGCCCGCCAGGCCGCGCACGGCGCCGACGAACCCAGGGGGCGGGCCCCCGAGGTGGGACTGACGGCGGCCGGCGCGATGGTCGGGCACAGCGCGATGGACGGCGTCGCGATCGGCGCGGCCTTCCAGGTCGGCGGCGGCATGGGCGCGGCGGTCGCGCTGGCCGTCGTCGCCCACGACTTCGCGGACGGCTTCAACACGTACACGCTGACCAGCCTGTACGGCAACGCCCGCCGCAAGGCGCTGGCCATGCTCTTCGCGGACGCCGTCGCGCCCGTCGTCGGCGCCGCCACCACCCTGTTCTTCACCATCCCGGCCGCGGCGCTCGGCGGCTATCTCGGCCTCTTCGGCGGGGTGCTCCTCTACCTGGCCGCCGCCGAGATCCTCCCCGAGGCCCACCACGAGCACCCCGCCCGCTCCACCCTGCTCTGCACGGTCGCGGGGGTGGGGTTCATCTGGCTGGTGGTGGGCATCGCCGGCTGA
- a CDS encoding cobalamin biosynthesis protein, translated as MRADRVFAYGAAAGLLGDRLLGDPRHGHPVAVFGRAAGAVERVLWRDHRGWGALHTAVCAGGAVGLGAVAARAVRSSPAASVALTAAATWAVVGGTSLGREARAVARALEAGDLAGARARLPHLCGRDPQALDADQIARAVVESVAENTSDAVVGALVWGAVAGVPGLLGFRAVNTLDAMVGHRSPRHHRYGWASARLDDLAGWPGARLTAVLAAVAGDDPRGALRAWRADAGAHPSPNAGPVEAAFAGALGVRLGGTLSYAGRVEHRPVLGGAAGRAVTVPDIDRAVRLSARVGLLALGVCAAGRLLASGRRS; from the coding sequence ATGCGTGCCGATCGCGTCTTCGCGTACGGCGCCGCCGCCGGCCTCCTCGGCGACCGACTGCTCGGCGATCCCCGCCACGGGCATCCGGTCGCCGTGTTCGGACGGGCCGCGGGCGCCGTGGAGCGGGTGCTGTGGCGTGACCACCGCGGGTGGGGCGCCCTGCACACCGCCGTGTGCGCCGGTGGCGCCGTCGGCCTCGGTGCCGTCGCCGCCCGCGCCGTCCGCTCCTCCCCCGCCGCCTCCGTCGCCCTGACCGCCGCCGCCACCTGGGCCGTCGTCGGCGGCACCTCCCTCGGCCGGGAGGCGCGCGCCGTCGCACGGGCCCTGGAGGCGGGGGACCTGGCGGGCGCGCGGGCCCGGCTGCCGCATCTGTGCGGCCGCGACCCGCAGGCGCTGGACGCCGACCAGATCGCCCGTGCCGTCGTCGAGTCCGTCGCCGAGAACACCTCGGACGCGGTCGTCGGCGCGCTGGTGTGGGGCGCCGTCGCCGGGGTCCCCGGGCTGCTCGGGTTCCGGGCCGTCAACACCCTGGACGCCATGGTCGGCCACCGGTCGCCCAGGCACCACCGCTACGGCTGGGCCTCCGCCCGCCTCGACGACCTCGCCGGCTGGCCGGGCGCCCGGCTCACCGCCGTCCTCGCCGCCGTCGCGGGCGACGACCCGCGCGGTGCCCTGCGGGCCTGGCGCGCCGACGCGGGCGCGCACCCGTCGCCCAACGCGGGCCCGGTGGAAGCCGCGTTCGCGGGAGCGCTCGGGGTGCGCCTCGGCGGCACCCTCTCCTACGCGGGCCGCGTCGAGCACCGGCCGGTCCTGGGCGGCGCCGCGGGACGCGCGGTCACCGTGCCCGACATCGACCGCGCGGTACGGCTCTCCGCACGCGTCGGCCTGCTCGCCCTCGGGGTCTGCGCGGCCGGCCGGCTGCTGGCGAGCGGACGCCGGTCATGA
- the cobN gene encoding cobaltochelatase subunit CobN: MSTVLLLSTADTDLLAARASGAGYRIGNPNRVDVAEELPALLDGADVAVVRLLGGKRAWEDGLAALRASGVPTVLLGGESVPDAELMAESSVPAGVVAEALRYLVEGGPANLTELARFLSDTVLLTGEGFDEPLKMPEFGVHGERPFVEGRPTVGVLFYRAHELSGNTAFVDTLCDAVEARGANALPVYCGSLRGADPALYQLLTRADALVATVLAAGGTHASEASAGGDEEAWDVGALADLDVPVLQGLCLTTSHRAWQESDAALSPMDAAMQVAIPEFDGRLITVPFSFKEQGPDDVPVYVADPERAARVAGIAVRHARLRHTPNAEKKLALVFTAYPTKHSRVGNAVGLDTPASAVEVLDALRGAGYALTEYPNNGDELIHRLIAAGGHDVEWLTEEQLASAPARVPLADYRAWFDTLEPALRDGMVAAWGEPPGNLYVDGDDIVLASLRFGNVVVMIQPPRGFGENPIAIYHDPDMPPSHHYLAAYRWLENSFGADAIVHMGKHGTMEWLPGKGLGLSGGCAPDAVLGDLPLIYPFIVNDPGEGTQAKRRGHATVVDHLVPPMARADTYGDLAKLEQLLDEYALVSDLDPTKAPAVRAQIWTLVKAAELHHDLHVDEQPDDGDFDEFVMHIDGYLCEIKDVQIRDGLHVLGGGPVGEPRVNLVLAVLRASQVWGGQANALPGLRACLAEHFGLVEKELLAEPGRPLKVPAELTDLVEGPARTAADAVDLLEQLCRRIAEGMEARGWAKDRSAPLVREVLGTELPDAVAVVEFACAEVVPRLARTTDEIGHILKALDGGYVPAGPSGSPTRGLVNVLPTGRNFYSVDPKAIPSRLSWEVGQALADSLVQRYLQDTGGYPKSVGLTVWGTSAMRTQGDDIAEILALLGCRPVWDDASRRVTGFEVVPAGELGRPRIDVTVRISGFFRDAFPHVVGLIDDAVRAVADLDEPADVNYVRAHADEDTAEHGDRRRATARVFGSKPGAYGAGLLPLIDARNWRSDADLAEVYAVWGGYAYGRGLDGRAARGDMETAFRRIAVAAKNVDTREHDLVDADDYFQYHGGMVAMVRHLTGSSPEAYVGDSATPDQIRTRTLGEETHRVFRARVVNPRWMAAMRRHGYKGAFEMAATVDYLFGYDATAGVVDDWMYEKLSAEYVFAPENREFMKKSNPWALRGITERLLEAADRGLWAEPEAQTLERLRATYLELEGDLEGDEK, translated from the coding sequence ATGAGCACTGTCTTGTTGTTGTCGACCGCCGACACGGACCTGCTGGCGGCCCGTGCCTCCGGCGCCGGCTACCGGATCGGCAACCCGAACCGGGTCGACGTCGCCGAGGAGCTGCCCGCCCTCCTCGACGGCGCCGATGTCGCCGTCGTCAGGCTGCTCGGCGGCAAGCGCGCCTGGGAGGACGGGCTCGCCGCGCTGCGGGCGTCCGGGGTGCCGACCGTGCTGCTGGGCGGCGAGAGCGTCCCCGACGCCGAGTTGATGGCCGAGTCGTCGGTGCCCGCGGGAGTCGTCGCGGAGGCGCTGCGCTACCTCGTCGAGGGCGGCCCCGCCAACCTCACCGAACTCGCCCGCTTCCTCTCCGACACCGTGCTGCTGACCGGCGAGGGCTTCGACGAGCCCCTGAAGATGCCGGAGTTCGGGGTGCACGGCGAGCGCCCCTTCGTCGAGGGCAGGCCGACCGTCGGCGTCCTCTTCTACCGGGCGCACGAACTCAGCGGCAACACCGCCTTCGTGGACACCCTGTGCGACGCCGTCGAGGCGCGGGGCGCCAACGCCCTTCCGGTGTACTGCGGTTCGCTGCGCGGCGCGGACCCCGCCCTGTACCAGCTCCTCACCCGGGCCGACGCGCTCGTCGCGACCGTCCTGGCCGCGGGCGGCACCCACGCCTCCGAGGCGTCCGCGGGCGGCGACGAGGAGGCGTGGGACGTCGGCGCCCTCGCCGACCTCGACGTGCCCGTCCTGCAAGGGCTCTGCCTCACCACCTCGCACCGCGCCTGGCAGGAGTCCGACGCGGCCCTCTCCCCCATGGACGCGGCGATGCAGGTCGCCATCCCGGAGTTCGACGGACGGCTGATCACCGTGCCGTTCTCCTTCAAGGAACAGGGCCCCGACGACGTCCCGGTGTACGTCGCCGACCCCGAGCGGGCCGCCCGGGTCGCCGGGATCGCCGTACGGCACGCCCGGCTGCGGCACACGCCGAACGCCGAGAAGAAGCTCGCCCTCGTCTTCACCGCCTACCCGACCAAGCACTCCCGGGTCGGCAACGCGGTCGGTCTCGACACACCCGCCTCGGCCGTCGAGGTGCTGGACGCGCTGCGCGGCGCCGGCTACGCGCTCACCGAATACCCGAACAACGGCGACGAGTTGATCCACCGGCTGATCGCGGCCGGCGGCCACGACGTGGAGTGGCTCACTGAGGAGCAGCTCGCCTCCGCGCCCGCCCGGGTGCCGCTCGCCGACTACCGCGCCTGGTTCGACACCCTCGAACCCGCCCTGCGCGACGGCATGGTGGCGGCCTGGGGCGAACCGCCCGGCAACCTCTACGTCGACGGCGACGACATCGTCCTCGCCTCCCTCCGGTTCGGGAACGTCGTCGTGATGATCCAGCCGCCGCGCGGCTTCGGCGAGAACCCCATCGCCATCTACCACGACCCCGACATGCCGCCCTCGCACCACTACCTGGCCGCGTACCGGTGGCTGGAGAACAGCTTCGGCGCCGACGCGATCGTCCACATGGGCAAGCACGGCACCATGGAGTGGCTGCCGGGCAAGGGCCTCGGCCTCAGCGGCGGCTGCGCCCCCGACGCGGTCCTCGGCGACCTGCCGCTGATCTACCCGTTCATCGTCAACGACCCCGGCGAGGGCACCCAGGCCAAGCGGCGCGGCCACGCCACCGTCGTCGACCACCTGGTGCCGCCGATGGCGCGCGCCGACACCTACGGCGACCTCGCCAAACTGGAGCAGCTCCTCGACGAGTACGCGCTCGTCTCCGACCTCGACCCGACGAAGGCGCCGGCCGTCCGCGCCCAGATCTGGACGCTCGTCAAGGCCGCCGAACTCCACCACGACCTGCACGTCGACGAACAGCCCGACGACGGCGACTTCGACGAGTTCGTCATGCACATCGACGGCTACCTGTGCGAGATCAAGGACGTGCAGATCCGCGACGGACTGCACGTCCTGGGCGGCGGCCCGGTCGGCGAACCCCGCGTCAACCTGGTCCTCGCCGTGCTGCGCGCCTCCCAGGTGTGGGGCGGGCAGGCCAACGCGCTGCCCGGCCTGCGGGCCTGCCTCGCCGAGCATTTCGGGCTGGTGGAGAAGGAGTTGCTGGCCGAGCCCGGCCGGCCGCTGAAGGTGCCGGCCGAACTGACCGACCTGGTCGAGGGCCCGGCCCGCACCGCGGCCGACGCCGTCGACCTGCTGGAGCAGCTGTGCCGGCGGATCGCCGAGGGCATGGAGGCCAGGGGCTGGGCGAAGGACCGGAGCGCGCCGCTGGTGCGCGAGGTGCTCGGCACCGAACTCCCGGACGCCGTCGCGGTGGTGGAGTTCGCCTGCGCCGAGGTGGTGCCCCGGCTCGCCCGCACCACCGACGAGATCGGCCACATCCTCAAGGCCCTGGACGGCGGTTACGTGCCGGCCGGCCCCTCGGGTTCTCCGACCCGCGGCCTGGTCAACGTGCTGCCGACCGGCCGGAACTTCTACTCCGTCGACCCCAAGGCCATTCCCTCCCGGCTGAGTTGGGAGGTCGGCCAGGCCCTCGCCGACTCGCTGGTGCAGCGCTATCTCCAGGACACCGGCGGCTACCCGAAGTCCGTCGGCCTGACGGTGTGGGGCACGTCCGCGATGCGCACCCAGGGCGACGACATCGCGGAGATCCTCGCGCTGCTCGGCTGCCGCCCGGTCTGGGACGACGCCTCCCGCCGGGTGACCGGCTTCGAGGTGGTGCCCGCCGGCGAGCTGGGCCGGCCCCGCATCGACGTCACGGTCCGCATCTCCGGCTTCTTCCGCGACGCGTTCCCGCACGTGGTCGGACTGATCGACGACGCGGTGCGCGCGGTGGCCGACCTGGACGAGCCCGCCGACGTCAACTACGTGCGGGCGCACGCCGACGAGGACACCGCCGAGCACGGCGACCGGCGGCGCGCGACGGCCCGCGTCTTCGGCTCCAAGCCGGGCGCGTACGGGGCCGGGCTGCTCCCGCTGATCGACGCCCGCAACTGGCGCTCGGACGCCGACCTCGCCGAGGTGTACGCGGTGTGGGGCGGCTACGCCTACGGGCGCGGACTCGACGGCCGGGCGGCACGCGGGGACATGGAGACGGCGTTCCGGCGGATCGCGGTGGCCGCGAAGAACGTCGACACCCGGGAGCACGACCTGGTCGACGCCGACGACTACTTCCAGTACCACGGCGGCATGGTCGCCATGGTGCGGCACCTGACGGGCAGCAGCCCCGAGGCGTACGTCGGCGACTCCGCCACCCCCGACCAGATCAGGACCCGCACGCTGGGCGAGGAGACGCACCGCGTCTTCCGCGCCCGGGTGGTCAACCCGCGCTGGATGGCGGCGATGCGGCGGCACGGCTACAAGGGCGCCTTCGAGATGGCGGCGACCGTGGACTACCTGTTCGGCTACGACGCCACCGCGGGCGTGGTCGACGACTGGATGTACGAGAAGCTCAGCGCCGAGTACGTGTTCGCCCCGGAGAACCGGGAGTTCATGAAGAAGTCCAACCCGTGGGCGCTGCGCGGGATCACCGAGCGGCTGCTCGAAGCGGCCGACCGGGGGCTGTGGGCGGAGCCCGAGGCCCAGACGCTGGAGCGGCTGCGCGCCACCTATCTGGAACTTGAGGGCGACTTGGAGGGCGACGAGAAGTGA
- a CDS encoding putative cobaltochelatase has protein sequence MSTPFPFTAVVGQDDLRLALLLNAVSPAVGGVLVRGEKGTAKSTAVRALSALMPDVDTVPGCRFACDPAAPDPACPDGPHEAGGGEARPTRMVELPVGASEDRLVGALDIERALAEGVKAFEPGLLADAHRGILYVDEVNLLHDHLVDLLLDAAAMGASYVEREGVSVRHASRFLLVGTMNPEEGELRPQLLDRFGLTVEVAASREPDQRVEVVRRRLAYDDDPAAFAGRWAGEEAAVRQRIVAARRLLPSVRLGDGALRQIAATCAAFEVDGMRADIVMARTATALAAWAGRTEVLAEDVRQAALLALPHRRRRNPFDAPGLDEDKLDDTLEEFSGEGEGQGDGEEPDPDDDGPGGGGGGGPAPDDGGPQDGDGAASDRAGETGQPQPSDAGSGERTPAAASEPFRTKVLSVPGIGEGVAGRRSRARTEHGRTTGARRPRGALTKLHLAATVQAAAPHQRARGRSGRGLVVRRDDLRQATREGREGNLVLFVVDASGSMAARQRMSAVKGAVLSLLLDAYQRRDKVGLVTFRGSGAEVALPPTSSVDAAAVRLGSLPTGGRTPLAAGLLRAHEVLRVERLRDPARRPLVVVVTDGRATGGPEPVALAGRAARLFAAEGTASVVVDCESGPVRLGLAGRLADELDGVAVTLDELRADSIAGLVRDVQGTRRAA, from the coding sequence GTGAGTACACCGTTCCCGTTCACGGCCGTCGTCGGCCAGGACGACCTGCGGCTCGCGCTGCTGCTGAACGCCGTCTCGCCGGCCGTCGGCGGCGTGCTGGTGCGCGGCGAGAAGGGCACCGCCAAGTCGACGGCCGTGCGCGCGCTCTCGGCGCTCATGCCGGACGTCGACACCGTGCCGGGGTGCCGGTTCGCCTGCGATCCGGCCGCGCCCGACCCGGCCTGCCCGGACGGTCCGCACGAGGCGGGCGGCGGCGAGGCGCGGCCGACCCGGATGGTCGAACTGCCCGTCGGCGCCTCAGAGGACCGGCTGGTGGGCGCCCTGGACATCGAACGGGCGCTGGCCGAGGGCGTGAAGGCGTTCGAACCCGGCCTGCTCGCCGACGCGCACCGGGGCATCCTCTACGTCGACGAGGTCAACCTCCTCCACGACCACCTGGTCGACCTGCTGCTCGACGCGGCCGCGATGGGCGCGTCGTACGTGGAGCGCGAGGGGGTGTCCGTGCGGCACGCCTCGCGGTTCCTGCTCGTCGGCACCATGAACCCCGAAGAGGGCGAGCTGCGGCCGCAGTTGCTCGACCGGTTCGGGCTCACCGTCGAGGTCGCCGCCTCGCGCGAGCCCGACCAGCGGGTGGAGGTCGTGCGGCGCAGGCTGGCGTACGACGACGACCCGGCGGCCTTCGCCGGGCGGTGGGCGGGCGAGGAGGCCGCCGTACGGCAACGGATCGTCGCCGCACGGCGGTTGCTGCCGTCGGTGCGGCTGGGTGACGGCGCGCTCCGGCAGATCGCGGCCACCTGCGCCGCGTTCGAGGTGGACGGCATGCGGGCCGACATCGTGATGGCCCGTACCGCGACCGCGCTGGCCGCGTGGGCGGGCCGTACCGAGGTGCTCGCCGAGGACGTGCGGCAGGCGGCGCTGCTCGCGCTGCCGCACCGGCGGCGCCGCAACCCCTTCGACGCGCCGGGACTCGACGAGGACAAGCTCGACGACACCCTGGAGGAGTTCTCCGGGGAGGGCGAGGGACAGGGTGACGGCGAGGAGCCCGACCCCGACGACGACGGGCCCGGCGGCGGTGGCGGCGGCGGGCCCGCCCCTGACGACGGCGGGCCGCAGGACGGCGACGGCGCGGCGTCCGACCGGGCCGGGGAGACGGGGCAGCCGCAGCCCTCGGACGCCGGGTCGGGCGAGCGGACGCCCGCGGCGGCCTCCGAGCCGTTCCGGACGAAGGTGCTGAGCGTGCCCGGGATCGGCGAGGGCGTCGCGGGACGGCGGTCCCGGGCCAGGACCGAGCACGGCCGCACCACCGGCGCGCGACGGCCCAGGGGCGCGCTGACGAAGCTGCACCTGGCGGCCACCGTGCAGGCGGCGGCCCCGCACCAGCGGGCGCGCGGCCGGTCGGGGCGCGGCCTCGTGGTGCGGCGGGACGATCTGCGGCAGGCGACCAGGGAGGGCCGTGAGGGCAACCTCGTGCTGTTCGTCGTGGACGCCTCCGGGTCGATGGCGGCCAGGCAGCGGATGAGCGCCGTCAAGGGCGCGGTGCTGTCGCTGCTGCTCGACGCGTACCAGCGGCGGGACAAGGTGGGTCTGGTGACCTTCCGGGGGTCGGGCGCCGAGGTGGCGCTGCCGCCGACGTCGTCGGTGGACGCGGCGGCCGTCCGGCTCGGCTCGCTGCCGACCGGCGGGCGGACACCGCTGGCGGCCGGGCTGCTCAGGGCGCACGAGGTGCTGCGGGTGGAGCGGCTGCGCGATCCGGCGCGGCGCCCGCTGGTCGTCGTCGTGACCGACGGGCGGGCCACCGGCGGGCCCGAGCCGGTCGCCCTCGCGGGGCGCGCGGCCCGGCTGTTCGCGGCCGAGGGCACCGCCTCGGTCGTCGTGGACTGCGAGTCGGGTCCGGTGCGGCTCGGGCTCGCCGGGCGGCTCGCGGACGAGCTGGACGGGGTCGCGGTGACCCTGGACGAGCTGCGGGCGGACTCGATCGCCGGTCTGGTCAGGGACGTTCAGGGAACGAGGAGGGCCGCGTAG
- a CDS encoding cobyric acid synthase — protein sequence MRGGGLLVAGTTSDAGKSVVTAGICRWLVRQGVKVAPFKAQNMSLNSFVTREGAEIGRAQAMQAQACRIEPTALMNPVLLKPGGEQSSQVVLLGKPVGEMSARGYHGGRRQRLLGTVLDCLAELRAGHDAVICEGAGSPAEINLRRTDIVNMGVARGARLPVLVVGDIDRGGVFASFFGTVALLSAEDQACVAGFLVNKFRGDVSLLEPGLDMLHGLTGRRAYGVLPFRTGLGIDEEDGMAVSLRGPVRESDLAPPLGEDVLRVAVCAVPLMSNFTDVDALAAEPGVVVRFVDRPAELADADLVIVPGTRATVRALEWLRERGLADALAARAAEGRPVLGICGGFQLLGERIDDNVESRRGRVEGLGLLPVRVRFAREKTLTRPTGEALGERVEGYEIHHGVAEVTGGDAFLDGCRTGSVWGTHWHGSLESDGFRRAFLREVAAAAGRRFVPAPDTSFAALRERQLDRLGDLIEQHADTDALWRLIESGAPQGLPFIPPGAPA from the coding sequence ATGAGGGGCGGCGGACTCCTCGTCGCCGGCACCACCTCCGACGCGGGCAAGAGCGTCGTGACGGCCGGGATCTGCCGCTGGCTGGTGCGCCAGGGCGTCAAGGTCGCGCCGTTCAAGGCGCAGAACATGTCCCTCAACTCCTTCGTGACCCGCGAGGGCGCCGAGATCGGACGCGCGCAGGCCATGCAGGCGCAGGCCTGCCGGATCGAGCCGACCGCGCTGATGAACCCCGTGCTCCTCAAGCCGGGCGGCGAGCAGAGCAGCCAGGTCGTGCTGCTCGGCAAGCCGGTCGGCGAGATGAGCGCGCGCGGCTACCACGGCGGTCGGCGGCAGCGGCTGCTCGGCACCGTCCTCGACTGCCTCGCCGAACTGCGCGCCGGACACGACGCGGTGATCTGCGAGGGCGCCGGATCGCCCGCCGAGATCAACCTGCGGCGCACCGACATCGTCAACATGGGCGTCGCCCGGGGCGCGCGGCTGCCCGTGCTCGTCGTCGGCGACATCGACCGTGGCGGCGTCTTCGCCTCCTTCTTCGGGACCGTCGCCCTGCTGTCGGCCGAGGACCAGGCGTGCGTCGCCGGGTTCCTCGTCAACAAGTTCCGCGGCGACGTCAGCCTGCTGGAGCCCGGCCTCGACATGCTGCACGGCCTCACCGGACGGCGCGCCTACGGCGTGCTGCCGTTCAGGACCGGCCTCGGCATCGACGAGGAGGACGGCATGGCGGTGTCGCTGCGCGGCCCCGTCCGCGAGTCGGACCTCGCGCCGCCGCTCGGCGAGGACGTGCTGCGGGTCGCCGTCTGCGCCGTCCCGCTGATGTCGAACTTCACCGACGTCGACGCGCTCGCCGCCGAACCGGGCGTCGTGGTGCGGTTCGTGGACCGGCCCGCCGAACTCGCCGACGCCGACCTCGTGATCGTCCCCGGCACCCGCGCCACCGTGCGGGCCCTGGAGTGGCTGCGCGAGCGCGGGCTCGCCGACGCGCTCGCCGCGCGGGCCGCCGAGGGCCGCCCGGTGCTCGGCATCTGCGGCGGCTTCCAGCTCCTCGGCGAGCGGATCGACGACAACGTCGAGAGCCGGCGCGGCCGGGTCGAAGGACTCGGACTGCTGCCCGTGCGGGTGCGGTTCGCCCGCGAGAAGACCCTCACCCGGCCCACCGGGGAGGCCCTCGGCGAGCGGGTCGAGGGGTACGAGATCCACCACGGCGTCGCCGAGGTCACCGGCGGGGACGCCTTCCTCGACGGGTGCAGGACCGGCTCCGTCTGGGGCACCCACTGGCACGGCTCGCTGGAGTCGGACGGCTTCCGGCGGGCCTTCCTGCGCGAGGTGGCCGCCGCCGCGGGCCGCCGCTTCGTGCCGGCGCCCGACACCTCGTTCGCCGCGCTGCGCGAGCGGCAGCTCGACCGGCTCGGCGATCTCATCGAACAGCACGCGGACACGGACGCGCTCTGGCGGCTCATCGAGTCGGGCGCGCCGCAAGGACTGCCCTTCATTCCACCGGGAGCGCCCGCATGA